One segment of Hyphomicrobiales bacterium DNA contains the following:
- a CDS encoding MaoC family dehydratase has protein sequence MTVKTNPGKFFEGFTVGQVLRHATPRTLTSGDTALYTALYGSRFAVQSSDVLARALGYRAAPLDDLLVFHIVFGKTVPDISLNAVANLGYAECVFHAPVYPGDTLNAESEVIGLRETSNGQAGVVYVRSAGRNQHGEKVLDYVRWVMVRKRDEAAPAPAPVIPLLREAVEADRLGNAVPHLDVQTYDTWASGSDDLWGDYEPGERIDHVDGMTVEEAEHMLATRLYQNTAKVHFNQYAQADDRFGRRLIYGGHVMSLARALSFNGLANAFHVAAINAGRHVAPLFAGDTVFAWSQIVEKEPLPGRGDVAALRVRSFATKDMPCSDFPGVTENGHADGVILDLDYWVLMPR, from the coding sequence ATGACCGTCAAGACCAATCCCGGCAAGTTCTTCGAGGGTTTCACCGTCGGCCAGGTGCTGCGCCACGCCACGCCGCGCACCCTCACCTCGGGCGACACGGCGCTCTACACAGCACTCTATGGCAGCCGCTTCGCCGTCCAGTCCTCCGACGTGCTCGCCCGCGCGCTCGGCTACCGCGCCGCGCCGCTCGACGACCTCCTGGTCTTCCACATCGTCTTCGGCAAGACGGTGCCGGACATCTCGCTCAACGCCGTCGCCAATCTCGGCTATGCCGAGTGCGTCTTCCACGCCCCGGTCTATCCCGGCGACACGCTGAACGCGGAAAGCGAGGTGATCGGCCTGCGCGAGACCTCGAACGGCCAAGCCGGCGTCGTCTATGTGCGCTCGGCCGGCCGCAATCAGCACGGCGAAAAGGTGCTCGACTATGTGCGCTGGGTGATGGTGCGGAAGCGCGACGAGGCCGCGCCCGCGCCCGCGCCGGTGATCCCTCTGCTTCGCGAGGCGGTGGAAGCCGACCGGCTCGGCAATGCGGTGCCGCATCTCGACGTGCAGACCTACGACACCTGGGCCTCGGGCTCGGACGACCTGTGGGGCGATTACGAGCCCGGCGAAAGAATCGACCATGTCGACGGCATGACGGTGGAAGAGGCCGAGCACATGCTGGCGACCCGCCTCTACCAGAACACGGCCAAGGTGCATTTCAACCAGTACGCGCAAGCCGACGACCGCTTCGGCCGCAGGCTGATCTATGGCGGGCACGTGATGAGCCTCGCCCGCGCGCTGTCCTTCAACGGCCTCGCCAACGCCTTCCACGTGGCGGCGATCAACGCCGGACGGCACGTGGCGCCGCTGTTCGCCGGCGACACGGTGTTCGCCTGGTCTCAGATCGTCGAAAAGGAGCCGCTGCCCGGCCGCGGGGATGTCGCCGCGCTGAGGGTGCGCAGCTTCGCGACGAAAGATATGCCCTGTAGCGACTTCCCCGGCGTGACCGAGAACGGCCACGCCGACGGCGTCATCCTCGACCTCGACTACTGGGTTCTGATGCCGCGCTAG